One part of the Streptomyces sp. AM 2-1-1 genome encodes these proteins:
- a CDS encoding WhiB family transcriptional regulator has translation MENWRTRAACREEDPDLFFPIGSTGPALHQTEEAKAVCNACPVREECLRWALENNQDSGVWGGLAEDERRAFKRRDRRRAGQRA, from the coding sequence ATGGAGAACTGGCGCACACGAGCGGCTTGCCGCGAGGAGGACCCGGACCTCTTCTTCCCGATCGGAAGCACCGGGCCCGCACTCCACCAGACCGAGGAGGCGAAGGCGGTCTGCAACGCCTGCCCCGTCCGGGAGGAGTGCCTTCGGTGGGCCCTGGAGAACAACCAGGACTCGGGGGTGTGGGGCGGCCTCGCCGAGGACGAACGCCGGGCGTTCAAGCGCCGCGACCGCCGCAGGGCCGGCCAGCGCGCCTGA
- a CDS encoding hydrophobic protein, translating into MVPLLLVLLLALILFGAGFALKALWWIAVIVLVVWLLGFVIRPASSGRKGRWYRW; encoded by the coding sequence ATGGTCCCGCTTCTTCTCGTCCTGCTTCTCGCTCTCATTCTCTTCGGCGCCGGATTCGCGCTGAAGGCGTTGTGGTGGATCGCCGTGATCGTGCTGGTGGTGTGGCTGCTGGGCTTTGTCATCCGCCCGGCATCCAGTGGCCGGAAGGGACGCTGGTACCGCTGGTGA
- a CDS encoding YkvA family protein — translation MDLNAWLVIGAVAALLTMGVAAVLLVRVVRARKLLTEAGIPLRSKALFWAALIYTVSPVDLIPDPVYLDDIGFLLVALRSLHSAASAAGLGERVRGSRRPKALPTTTPDGG, via the coding sequence ATGGACCTCAACGCCTGGCTCGTCATCGGCGCCGTCGCCGCGCTGCTCACCATGGGTGTCGCCGCCGTCCTGCTCGTACGCGTCGTGCGCGCCCGCAAGCTCCTGACCGAGGCCGGGATACCGCTCCGGTCCAAGGCCCTGTTCTGGGCGGCGCTGATCTACACGGTCTCGCCGGTCGACCTCATCCCCGACCCCGTCTACCTCGACGACATCGGCTTCCTCCTCGTCGCCCTGCGCTCCCTGCACTCGGCCGCGAGCGCGGCCGGCCTCGGGGAACGGGTGCGCGGAAGCCGTCGCCCCAAGGCCCTGCCGACGACGACTCCGGACGGCGGCTGA
- a CDS encoding ATP-binding protein, with translation MKDSTSTDTRVEFVCRPLRAAEARDAIAAFLERLDPPPRADTVQNLILLVSELVTNAIRHAGGVSALRLAADRRALQVRVSDDSSAHPQDRTPDLTGRTGGFGWPMIRRLAHDVQVRSREGGGKVVVATVGR, from the coding sequence ATGAAAGACTCGACTTCCACCGACACACGCGTCGAATTCGTCTGCAGGCCGCTGCGGGCCGCCGAGGCCCGTGACGCGATCGCCGCCTTCCTCGAACGTCTCGATCCGCCGCCCCGCGCGGACACGGTGCAGAACCTGATCCTGCTCGTGTCGGAGCTGGTGACCAACGCGATCCGCCACGCCGGTGGCGTCTCCGCGCTCCGGCTCGCCGCTGATCGCCGCGCTCTGCAGGTCCGGGTCTCCGACGACAGTTCGGCCCATCCCCAGGACCGCACCCCCGACCTCACGGGGCGCACCGGTGGCTTCGGCTGGCCCATGATCCGGCGCCTCGCCCATGACGTGCAGGTACGGAGCCGGGAGGGCGGCGGGAAGGTGGTCGTGGCGACGGTCGGGCGCTGA
- a CDS encoding SDR family oxidoreductase, with product MRIDLTGKKAVVTGSSQGIGLAIASGLAAAGASVVLTGRGAGRLETAARTLREEVPAADAESVACDLTTEEGADRLLSAVPGADILVNNLGIFGARAALEISDEEWRTYFDTNVLSAVRLIRRYLPGMMRQGWGRVSNIASDSAIAIPAEMIHYGMSKTALLAVSRGFAKEAAGTGTTVNSVIAGPTRTGGVEAFVYELVDRDLPWDEAQRAFMRLHRPQSLLQRLIEPEEIAHLVVYLSSSQASATTGAAVRVDGGYVDSIVP from the coding sequence GTGCGTATCGACCTGACCGGCAAGAAGGCCGTGGTCACCGGATCATCCCAGGGAATCGGCCTCGCCATCGCCTCCGGCCTCGCCGCGGCGGGCGCCTCGGTGGTGCTGACCGGACGCGGCGCCGGCCGGCTGGAGACGGCGGCCCGGACCCTGCGCGAGGAGGTCCCGGCCGCCGACGCCGAGAGCGTCGCCTGCGACCTGACCACCGAAGAGGGCGCCGACCGGCTTCTGTCGGCCGTCCCCGGTGCCGACATCCTCGTGAACAACCTCGGCATCTTCGGGGCGCGCGCGGCGCTCGAGATCAGCGACGAGGAATGGCGGACCTACTTCGACACGAACGTCCTCAGCGCGGTCCGGCTGATCCGACGCTACCTGCCGGGGATGATGCGACAGGGGTGGGGGAGGGTGTCCAACATCGCGAGCGACTCGGCGATCGCGATCCCCGCCGAGATGATCCACTACGGGATGTCCAAGACCGCGCTGCTCGCCGTCTCCCGGGGCTTCGCCAAGGAAGCGGCGGGCACCGGCACCACGGTCAACTCGGTGATCGCCGGCCCCACCCGCACCGGAGGCGTCGAGGCCTTCGTGTACGAACTGGTGGACCGGGACCTGCCGTGGGACGAGGCGCAGCGCGCGTTCATGCGCCTGCACCGCCCGCAGTCGCTGCTCCAGCGCCTCATCGAACCCGAGGAGATCGCCCATCTGGTGGTCTACCTCAGCTCCTCGCAGGCTTCCGCCACCACGGGCGCGGCGGTGCGGGTGGACGGCGGGTACGTCGACTCGATCGTGCCCTGA
- a CDS encoding PP2C family protein-serine/threonine phosphatase: MVQSRSVAWIPAGVIVLAVVVDLVTPHEVTTAPLLIAAPVFAGPLLRPRGIILTGLASMAVHAILTRVDGTFDWRRGLANQVTLLAVTWLAIFISRRLDRQYAHTVRARQVAAVAQRAVLPDPPARIGALRVAARYVPAEDEALIGGDLYVVQHTPHGIRAFIGDVRGKGLGAVSAVCSDLGAFRYAADEAEDLDALVGAMERALTRESDRRGGLERVEGFTTGLFAEFAADLSSVRLINRGHPPPVLLDAAGTATLLEPSEEAPPLGIDALRDWTAPVDAFPFPPGATLVLYTDGVSESRDRDGTFYDAAQRLPVLARRRIALGDPIGPGHLLDVLIRDVRRHTGDRPQDDQALLALHRPPEASFR; encoded by the coding sequence GTGGTGCAGTCGAGGAGTGTGGCGTGGATCCCCGCCGGCGTCATCGTGCTGGCGGTCGTCGTCGACCTGGTCACCCCGCACGAGGTGACCACGGCGCCGCTGCTCATCGCCGCACCCGTCTTCGCCGGACCGCTCCTGCGCCCCCGGGGCATCATCCTGACCGGGCTCGCCTCGATGGCCGTCCACGCCATCCTCACCCGGGTCGACGGCACCTTCGACTGGCGCCGCGGACTGGCCAACCAGGTCACCCTGCTGGCCGTGACCTGGCTGGCGATCTTCATCAGCCGCCGCCTGGACCGCCAGTACGCGCACACCGTGCGCGCCAGGCAGGTGGCGGCCGTCGCCCAGCGGGCCGTCCTGCCCGACCCGCCCGCGCGGATCGGAGCCCTGCGGGTGGCAGCACGCTACGTGCCCGCCGAGGACGAGGCGCTCATCGGAGGCGACCTCTACGTCGTCCAGCACACCCCGCACGGCATCCGCGCCTTCATCGGCGACGTACGGGGCAAGGGCCTCGGCGCCGTCAGCGCCGTCTGCTCCGACCTCGGGGCCTTCCGGTACGCCGCCGACGAGGCCGAGGACCTCGACGCCCTGGTCGGCGCCATGGAACGAGCCCTCACCCGGGAAAGCGACCGCCGCGGCGGCCTGGAACGGGTGGAAGGCTTCACGACCGGTCTCTTCGCCGAGTTCGCCGCCGATCTGTCGTCCGTACGCCTCATCAACCGCGGCCATCCCCCACCGGTGCTGCTCGACGCGGCCGGCACGGCCACGCTGCTCGAACCCTCCGAGGAAGCACCGCCGCTGGGCATCGACGCGCTGCGGGACTGGACCGCGCCCGTCGACGCCTTCCCCTTCCCGCCCGGCGCCACCCTCGTCCTGTACACCGACGGCGTCAGCGAATCCCGCGACCGCGACGGGACGTTCTACGACGCGGCCCAGCGACTGCCCGTCCTCGCCCGGCGCCGCATCGCCCTGGGGGACCCCATCGGGCCGGGGCACCTCCTCGACGTGCTGATCCGCGACGTCCGCCGGCACACCGGTGACCGGCCGCAGGACGACCAGGCCCTGCTCGCCCTGCACCGTCCCCCGGAGGCAAGTTTTCGCTGA
- a CDS encoding ribonuclease H, with product MDESIIAACDGASKGNPGPAAWAWVVADAAGRPQRWEAGPLGTATNNVAELTALRSLLESTDPAVPAEVRMDSQYAMNAVTKWLPGWKRNGWKTSGGKPVANQELVVRIDELLSGRTVRFQYVPAHQVGGDPLNALADQAASEAAVTQRPAGTAHGTAALPEPAPSRAVKSAPGRTAKASTGGARTGATIRAKFAGRCRCGKPYAAQETIAKNPVGWGHPECRTEPA from the coding sequence ATGGACGAGAGCATCATCGCCGCGTGTGACGGGGCGTCGAAGGGCAACCCCGGGCCTGCCGCCTGGGCGTGGGTGGTCGCGGACGCGGCGGGGCGCCCGCAGCGCTGGGAGGCGGGCCCGCTGGGCACCGCCACCAACAACGTCGCCGAGCTGACCGCCCTGCGTTCGCTGCTGGAGTCGACCGACCCGGCGGTGCCGGCCGAGGTCCGCATGGACTCGCAGTACGCGATGAACGCCGTCACCAAGTGGCTGCCCGGCTGGAAGCGCAACGGCTGGAAGACCTCCGGCGGCAAGCCGGTCGCCAACCAGGAGCTGGTCGTGCGCATCGACGAGCTGCTCTCCGGTCGCACGGTGCGCTTCCAGTACGTCCCCGCCCACCAGGTCGGCGGCGACCCGCTGAACGCCCTGGCCGACCAGGCCGCGAGCGAGGCGGCCGTGACGCAGCGGCCCGCCGGTACCGCCCACGGGACGGCCGCGCTCCCCGAACCCGCACCCTCCCGGGCGGTGAAGAGCGCGCCCGGGAGGACGGCGAAGGCGTCCACCGGCGGAGCCCGCACCGGGGCGACGATCCGTGCGAAGTTCGCCGGGCGGTGCCGGTGCGGCAAGCCGTACGCGGCCCAGGAGACGATCGCGAAGAACCCGGTGGGCTGGGGCCACCCCGAGTGCCGTACGGAGCCCGCCTGA
- a CDS encoding rhamnogalacturonan lyase, with translation MVSSLAAGLLAAAGLVAAGQTSHAATLRQAEALDRGVVSVHTDSGNLISWRWLGTDPDAVAFNVYRAGTKVNATPVTGSTNYFHAGAPATADYTVRAVVGGVEQSDSVHAVQFRTGYKDVPISPPAGGTTPDGVSYTYEANDVSVGDLDGDGALDFVLKWQPTNAKDNSQSGYTGNTVVDGIKLDGTRLWRIDLGRNIRSGAHYTQFQVYDYDGDGEAEVAMKTSDGTVDGRGTTLGSASADHRNSSGYVLTGPEYLTMFNGRTGAAMGSVDYVPARGTVSSWGDSYGNRVDRFLAGTAYLDGSRPSLIMARGYYTRSVIAAWDWRGGAFTRRWTFDTNSSTNSGRGYDGQGNHQLSVADVDADGKDEIVYGSMAVDDNGAALWTTKNGHGDAQHVGDLDPSRPGLEEFKVDEDSSKPSSWMADARTGQILWSTPADGDNGRGVSGDIWSGSLGAESWSSAADGVRNPSGAVVATRKPSSTNFLTWWDGDTTRELLDSTHIDKYGTSSDTRLLTGASVHANNGTKATPALSGDLFGDWREEVVWPTTNNTALRIYSTPYETTTKITTLLHDTQYRTALAWQNTAYNQPPHPSFAIGSGMATAPRPAITTP, from the coding sequence CTGGTCAGTTCGCTGGCCGCCGGTCTGCTCGCCGCCGCCGGCCTCGTCGCCGCGGGCCAGACCTCGCACGCCGCGACCCTGCGGCAGGCCGAGGCGCTGGACCGGGGAGTCGTCAGCGTGCACACCGACAGCGGCAACCTGATCAGCTGGCGGTGGCTCGGCACCGACCCGGACGCCGTCGCGTTCAACGTCTACCGGGCCGGTACCAAGGTCAACGCCACCCCCGTCACCGGCTCGACCAACTACTTCCACGCCGGCGCGCCCGCCACCGCGGACTACACCGTCCGCGCGGTGGTCGGCGGCGTCGAACAGAGCGACTCCGTCCACGCCGTCCAGTTCCGCACCGGATACAAGGACGTGCCCATCAGCCCGCCCGCCGGAGGCACCACCCCGGACGGCGTCTCCTACACCTACGAGGCCAACGACGTCTCCGTGGGCGATCTCGACGGCGACGGAGCCCTCGACTTCGTCCTCAAGTGGCAGCCCACCAACGCCAAGGACAACTCCCAGTCGGGCTACACCGGCAACACCGTCGTCGACGGGATCAAGCTCGACGGCACCCGGCTCTGGCGCATTGACCTGGGCCGCAACATCCGTTCCGGCGCGCACTACACGCAGTTCCAGGTGTACGACTACGACGGTGACGGCGAGGCCGAAGTCGCCATGAAGACCTCGGACGGCACGGTCGACGGCAGGGGGACCACCCTCGGCAGTGCCTCCGCCGACCACCGCAACTCCTCGGGGTACGTCCTCACCGGGCCCGAGTACCTGACCATGTTCAACGGCCGGACCGGTGCGGCCATGGGCTCCGTCGACTACGTTCCCGCGCGCGGCACGGTCTCCTCGTGGGGCGACTCGTACGGCAACCGGGTCGACCGCTTCCTCGCCGGAACCGCCTACCTCGACGGCTCCCGGCCCTCCCTCATCATGGCGCGCGGCTACTACACGCGTTCCGTCATCGCCGCCTGGGACTGGCGGGGCGGCGCGTTCACCCGGCGGTGGACCTTCGACACCAACAGCTCCACCAACTCCGGGCGCGGATACGACGGCCAGGGCAACCACCAGCTCTCCGTGGCCGACGTCGACGCCGACGGCAAGGACGAGATCGTGTACGGCTCCATGGCCGTGGACGACAACGGCGCCGCCCTGTGGACCACGAAGAACGGCCACGGAGACGCCCAGCACGTCGGCGACCTCGACCCGTCCCGACCGGGCCTGGAGGAGTTCAAGGTGGACGAGGACAGCTCCAAGCCCTCGTCCTGGATGGCCGACGCGCGCACCGGGCAGATCCTGTGGTCGACCCCGGCCGACGGCGACAACGGCCGGGGCGTCTCGGGAGACATCTGGTCCGGCAGCCTCGGCGCCGAGTCCTGGTCCTCGGCGGCCGACGGCGTCCGCAACCCCTCCGGTGCCGTGGTCGCCACCCGCAAGCCGTCCAGCACCAACTTCCTGACCTGGTGGGACGGCGACACCACCCGCGAACTGCTCGACTCCACCCACATCGACAAGTACGGCACCTCGTCCGACACCCGACTGCTGACCGGCGCCTCCGTCCATGCCAACAACGGCACGAAGGCCACCCCCGCCCTCTCCGGCGACCTCTTCGGCGACTGGCGGGAAGAGGTCGTCTGGCCGACGACCAACAACACCGCCCTGCGGATCTACTCCACGCCGTACGAGACCACCACCAAGATCACCACACTGCTCCACGACACCCAGTACCGCACCGCGCTGGCCTGGCAGAACACCGCGTACAACCAGCCTCCGCACCCGAGCTTCGCCATCGGCAGCGGCATGGCGACGGCCCCCCGGCCCGCCATCACCACACCGTAG
- a CDS encoding LCP family protein, giving the protein MDAQGRGRADDIDPADQWVLNPRTGEYELRLTPSTPRPGRTGVPSPRGPVREDGDRGPARERPDRDTRTPGRTESPAELPAPRRRRGAPADPPGRRGARNKRKPRTKRFLYWTGGSMAFVLVALSAAGYAYLKHLEGNVTTQDVGDAGASGFSKDEAFNILIIGTDKRTGAGNEGYGDAGSVGHADTNILLHVSEDRTNATALSIPRDLIVDVPDCPTKQADGTEKVVPGTRQVRFNTSLGQDGRDPGCTMRTVEENTGIPVDHFMMADFNAVKTLTTAVQGVEVCLAKDVDDPDSHLKLGKGTHTLQGEQALAFLRTRHSFGNQGDLDRIAVQQQFLGSLMRKMSSGDTLTSPTKLVKLAEAATEALTVDTGIGKVSALKDMALELKKVPPKNISFTTVPVLDNPAESVKATVVMDQALAPPVFRAVADDVSLTAVKQAKKKEAAAVAARLKGSRSAAAEVRVRVLNGGAEGGSAQKTLDWLQNEAGVPKSENGGNAPAELAKTTLEYAPGQADQARRLAALMGLSGAAMKPGGSVTNAQGQPAMTLTLGKDFKGAGVPLTASAKAPENVAKSTADQATCAK; this is encoded by the coding sequence GTGGACGCGCAAGGCCGTGGGCGGGCGGACGACATCGACCCCGCAGATCAGTGGGTGCTCAATCCGCGCACCGGGGAGTACGAGCTGCGACTGACCCCTTCCACGCCGCGACCGGGACGTACGGGTGTACCGAGCCCGCGGGGTCCGGTCCGGGAGGACGGGGATCGGGGCCCGGCGCGGGAGCGCCCGGACCGGGACACCCGTACACCCGGCCGTACGGAGTCACCCGCCGAACTTCCGGCGCCGCGCAGACGCCGCGGCGCCCCCGCCGACCCGCCCGGCCGCCGGGGGGCGCGGAACAAGCGGAAGCCGAGGACGAAGCGGTTCCTGTACTGGACCGGCGGCTCGATGGCCTTCGTCCTGGTGGCCCTCTCCGCCGCCGGGTACGCCTACCTCAAGCACCTCGAAGGAAACGTCACGACCCAGGACGTGGGCGATGCCGGGGCCTCGGGCTTCAGCAAGGACGAGGCCTTCAACATACTGATCATCGGCACCGACAAGCGGACCGGTGCGGGCAACGAGGGGTACGGCGACGCCGGCAGCGTCGGCCACGCCGACACCAACATCCTGCTGCACGTCTCCGAGGACCGCACGAACGCGACGGCGCTCAGCATCCCGCGCGACCTCATCGTGGACGTGCCGGACTGCCCCACCAAGCAGGCGGACGGGACCGAGAAGGTCGTCCCGGGAACGCGGCAGGTCCGTTTCAACACCAGTCTCGGCCAGGACGGCCGCGATCCGGGCTGCACCATGCGCACGGTCGAGGAGAACACCGGCATCCCGGTGGACCACTTCATGATGGCCGACTTCAACGCGGTCAAGACGCTGACGACCGCCGTCCAGGGCGTCGAGGTCTGTCTCGCCAAGGACGTCGACGACCCCGACTCGCACCTGAAGCTCGGCAAGGGCACCCACACGCTCCAGGGCGAGCAGGCACTGGCCTTCCTGCGCACCCGGCACAGCTTCGGCAACCAGGGCGACCTCGACCGCATCGCGGTCCAGCAGCAGTTCCTCGGCTCGCTGATGCGCAAGATGTCCTCGGGCGACACGCTCACCAGCCCCACCAAACTGGTGAAGCTCGCGGAGGCGGCCACCGAGGCCCTCACCGTGGACACCGGCATCGGCAAGGTGAGCGCGCTCAAGGACATGGCGCTGGAGCTGAAGAAGGTCCCCCCGAAGAACATCTCCTTCACCACCGTACCGGTGCTCGACAACCCGGCCGAGAGCGTCAAGGCGACCGTCGTCATGGACCAGGCCCTCGCACCGCCGGTATTCCGGGCCGTCGCGGACGACGTCTCCCTCACCGCCGTGAAACAGGCCAAGAAGAAGGAGGCCGCCGCGGTCGCCGCCCGCCTCAAGGGCAGCCGATCGGCCGCCGCCGAGGTGCGGGTGCGGGTCCTCAACGGCGGCGCCGAGGGCGGTTCCGCGCAGAAGACCCTGGACTGGCTGCAGAACGAGGCGGGTGTACCGAAGTCCGAGAACGGCGGCAACGCCCCCGCCGAGCTGGCGAAGACGACCCTCGAGTACGCCCCCGGGCAGGCGGACCAGGCCCGGCGGCTCGCCGCGCTGATGGGCCTGTCCGGTGCCGCGATGAAGCCCGGTGGGAGCGTCACCAACGCGCAGGGTCAGCCCGCCATGACGCTGACCCTCGGCAAGGACTTCAAGGGTGCCGGGGTCCCGCTCACCGCTTCGGCGAAGGCACCGGAGAACGTCGCCAAGTCAACTGCCGACCAGGCCACGTGCGCGAAGTAG